The following are encoded in a window of Pecten maximus chromosome 17, xPecMax1.1, whole genome shotgun sequence genomic DNA:
- the LOC117315997 gene encoding uncharacterized protein LOC117315997, with protein MAKTKRTPMNNTTVSTKIACILCGKKLANLSSLRRHVSRIHGNPTNTRYMCKICKRTYGRRDLYDRHITEKHPFYKIEPEIFKDEVRKEAAIPNKWQRPAEASTKQDWTRVKFKVKPATNGNSPGPPVITPEPVQNTLEMLKDDLQLSDDSSENTSTKTSSIMNLPDKIVDYKKLAYKSVSDATICLDERQ; from the coding sequence ATGGCAAAAACAAAGAGAACTCCGATGAACAACACAACAGTCAGCACCAAGATCGCATGTATATTATGCGGCAAGAAACTAGCGAATTTAAGCTCATTAAGAAGACATGTAAGCAGAATACACGGGAACCCAACCAACACCCGTTATATGTGCAAGATATGTAAGCGCACATATGGACGGAGGGATTTATATGATCGTCATATCACGGAAAAACATCCATTTTATAAGATAGAACCAGAGATTTTCAAAGACGAAGTAAGGAAGGAAGCTGCCATTCCAAATAAGTGGCAAAGACCGGCCGAAGCTTCAACAAAACAAGATTGGACAAGAGTTAAATTCAAAGTCAAACCGGCAACGAACGGCAACAGCCCGGGACCACCTGTGATAACACCGGAACCCGTACAGAACACGTTGGAAATGCTGAAAGATGACCTACAACTTAGCGATGATTCCAGCGAAAACACCTCCACGAAAACCAGTAGTATTATGAACTTACCAGATAAGATCGTAGACTATAAGAAACTGGCGTACAAATCTGTATCTGACGCCACGATCTGCCTAGATGAGAGACAGTGA